One Actinoplanes missouriensis 431 DNA segment encodes these proteins:
- a CDS encoding response regulator transcription factor: MIRVALADDHELVRMGLRALIDREDDMTVVGEASGGLEAIQLLRREGVDVLLLDVRMPGIDGIETLRRIQADPAIAGTPVIVVTTFEMDRYVFLALQAGAAGFILKDAVPHELARAIRVVSAGEAMLSPSVTRRVISLFAQQTAVDPALDPSLDELTEREREMVAWVATGFSNEEIGAALFVSPATVRTHVSRAMLKLGARSRAQLVVIAVRVGLTVPR; this comes from the coding sequence ATGATCAGGGTTGCGCTGGCCGACGACCACGAGCTGGTCCGGATGGGTCTGCGGGCCCTGATCGACCGCGAGGACGACATGACGGTCGTCGGCGAGGCGAGCGGCGGGTTGGAGGCGATCCAGCTGCTCAGACGCGAGGGTGTGGACGTCCTGCTGCTCGACGTCCGGATGCCCGGGATCGACGGGATAGAGACGCTGCGCCGCATCCAGGCCGATCCTGCGATCGCCGGCACCCCGGTCATCGTGGTGACCACGTTCGAGATGGACCGTTACGTGTTCCTCGCCCTTCAGGCGGGTGCGGCCGGGTTCATCCTCAAGGACGCGGTGCCGCACGAGTTGGCGCGCGCCATCCGGGTGGTCTCGGCCGGGGAGGCGATGCTGTCGCCCTCGGTGACCCGTCGGGTGATCTCGCTCTTCGCCCAGCAGACCGCGGTTGACCCCGCGCTGGATCCGAGCCTGGACGAGCTGACGGAGCGCGAGCGGGAGATGGTCGCCTGGGTTGCCACGGGGTTCTCGAACGAGGAGATCGGGGCCGCGCTCTTCGTCAGCCCGGCGACGGTGCGCACCCATGTGAGCCGGGCGATGCTCAAGCTCGGCGCCCGCTCCCGGGCTCAACTCGTCGTGATCGCCGTCCGGGTCGGCTTGACCGTGCCCCGCTGA
- a CDS encoding sensor histidine kinase: MTRAPAEHDGLGPATRTGLSPARLATGLGLGLVTLIGTVIVQMGQVGGRYGVRQLDLWGALLVVVAVVLIVTRRGSAPLPSLVAVLLLVNGYLLLQYPYGPVQLCIVVAMYEVARRRRFGPSLLVCGAAVVVTSGTIYVRLLGDVTLPWLLALAWAGWLVVPWLLGALVQTIAAGRERTRRLLITQGAMEERAKLAADVHDVAGHGFALIAMQAGVALLDFDSKPAQARRSLEAIQATSGKSLSELRGMLDTLQDEFSSAPAGEPVPPSEAERAGLCGLVDLVTQVRAGGLPVRLNVRGLDRELDAETDSVLYRVVQESLTNVLRHAGPTTAEVTVEQDEETLVVRVSDHGRGGPVEPDGSARGLAGMRRRVAAVGGTLAAGPCEGGGFRVEARLPMGKGAA; the protein is encoded by the coding sequence ATGACCCGCGCACCGGCCGAGCACGACGGCCTCGGGCCGGCGACCCGGACCGGATTGTCGCCGGCCCGGCTGGCCACCGGCCTCGGTCTCGGCCTGGTCACACTGATCGGCACCGTGATCGTCCAGATGGGTCAGGTCGGCGGGCGTTACGGCGTCCGGCAACTGGACCTGTGGGGCGCCCTGTTGGTAGTCGTCGCGGTCGTGCTGATCGTCACGCGGCGTGGCAGTGCGCCGCTGCCCTCGCTGGTCGCGGTCCTGCTGCTGGTCAACGGCTATCTACTGCTTCAGTACCCGTACGGTCCGGTGCAGCTCTGCATCGTCGTCGCGATGTACGAGGTGGCCCGCCGCCGCCGGTTCGGCCCGTCGCTGCTGGTTTGCGGCGCGGCAGTGGTGGTGACCTCGGGCACGATCTATGTCCGACTCCTCGGCGATGTGACTCTTCCGTGGTTGCTGGCGCTCGCCTGGGCGGGCTGGCTGGTCGTCCCGTGGCTGCTCGGCGCTCTCGTGCAGACCATCGCGGCCGGGCGGGAACGCACGCGCCGGCTCCTGATCACCCAGGGCGCCATGGAGGAGCGGGCCAAGCTCGCGGCCGATGTGCACGACGTGGCCGGACATGGTTTCGCCTTGATCGCGATGCAGGCCGGTGTCGCGCTGCTCGATTTCGACAGCAAGCCCGCCCAGGCCCGCCGGTCACTCGAGGCGATCCAGGCGACCAGCGGGAAGTCGCTGAGCGAGCTGCGCGGCATGCTGGACACGTTGCAGGACGAGTTCTCCTCGGCTCCGGCGGGTGAGCCGGTGCCGCCGTCCGAGGCGGAGAGGGCCGGGCTCTGCGGGCTGGTCGACCTGGTCACCCAGGTCCGGGCGGGCGGACTGCCCGTACGGCTGAATGTGCGCGGCCTGGACCGGGAGCTGGACGCCGAGACCGACTCGGTGTTGTACCGGGTCGTGCAGGAGTCGCTGACCAATGTGCTCCGGCACGCCGGGCCGACGACCGCCGAGGTGACCGTCGAGCAGGACGAGGAGACTCTGGTGGTCCGGGTGTCCGACCACGGGCGAGGTGGGCCGGTCGAACCGGACGGCTCTGCCCGGGGTCTGGCCGGTATGCGCCGCCGCGTCGCGGCTGTCGGCGGAACCTTGGCTGCCGGCCCGTGTGAGGGCGGTGGGTTCCGGGTGGAGGCCCGGCTGCCGATGGGGAAGGGTGCCGCATGA
- a CDS encoding PKD domain-containing protein yields the protein MFAKHARFPLLLALGATAIVAFPPSPARAENDPPPSPSTGGPTLVDLGSLGIAGRGTGRVAEINSKGQVAATVWADRGPRASILEFGARTDLQAALPSGADSSEAVGITDTGLVAGRVSGIGKEFQSFTWKAGRAQVIDPPLARAVNEKGQIAGDAWVRDPDGEVTQLSAFKDQYIEVTAINESGVVAGVADMTPGGGLDTPRAFRTRPGMPINPGKDTLEYLGGRTLAKDVNDRGQVAGYATDSSGGYVPVIWGADGTPTSPRAPRGGTANAINNAGTAVGMMRIADGAPRAALYQNGGTTDLNTLLPPDSGWTLTEANAINDLGQIAGVGRPEGADVDHAFLLDLTKQGPVIESLTLETQTYPSTEWKQVEAAGTVDGNRVRITAKLVNRSEFFAFTQLRIGETVSGKDLPGGTRDEILSPKETVTEEIEWDTAGFAWTDGAKPVSDRVIAAKLVTGGVTRDGRTAPIVIRPKPVILTHGYKSNAEASWGKYAPILTKGHPLLKGYAVGDGQAPGVLNTGNQWKPAAPTNTLAGNAMEQATYIDGIRKATGATHVDIVAHSMGGLISRKYIQDDMPTASDGKPVVNRLIQLGTPNMGSPCADFLMDQTSIGGVRIPRLVPFMPATLQLTPKYITEVFNQGVTNLNGVPVSNLVGTGNRVPCKPYPDGDIVVPVKSAQYIYQDIPWTGVNHLDMTESADDFETYVKPRLASLSAGRNQPKAKAKAPAAAEPEIASGTTFDTPAATVAAGATETLTVDVPEATVFGVTGALPPTIGITLKRSNGTVAARYAPNSDQARQPIQTLAAEYPWADRWTIEVTNAGTEATDVVLSAWVDGNDLTITTDATADDAGKVTLTARAFAGATVAGVLTDEKGERREVTLADRGDGAYGVVTDALPDGAYAVTVQAEKGTDKRITHTSVQVQRPDTREFELNLTPQPGGTATASPQQDKYKVGTRVTITAKADAGRMPIGWTVDGVAKPAGTLTVTMDRDHDVVAKFGRYSITELGALPGGWARNTAAGRLNDKGQIAATAITGVGDGHVDGQRSRAVRWEDGKLTELPMPPCDEAKGACNSYGSGINEAGDVSGSSSVLESSEPGYSNGSHAVVWSNGTAKDLHDNDALQGRQSAAWVLNDNGQVFGNYRPYNARYDSPIMWSKGSLKRLPEYPQFWSPTAINDKGTVTGSYVTASNWMGPYEGLPATYTNGEVTKLPVPECGDESSSTTSGSANDINHRGDIVGSYFCRHQDDMRYSALLWKDGKPIDLGDGHATAINDAGLIAGFAGVGTDRKPALWLDGTQYMLSDLLAMPTCTPTTADPCLNLTSLLDVNSSGQVLARGTTRELRADGRNSTEARSFLLTPTEANADLRIDQAVSHLTPAPGQTVTWTSTVANSGPDAATGVRADVTLPAGVTPQGCETTRGACKVVGNAVRTTISALPVGATATVTVTGKIAADTAENTALVARAQVGSLAVPDPATADNTASTTSTVMPALSRTAFNFADPVRVGRTSWPGSVTLTNRQPDAMKLYTIDTTGPFQHTDTCPVELAPGAQCTVEFTFTPTEVGAARGELRFTTEQGAAPAFTVALTGTGIEADNAPVIEESEEVHKGVTGKPLVLEIPFTDADLDDTHTARVMWGDEPEADAEVVPRRGGGTVRISRTFTEPSEGVVVLTVTDSKKETAYGYVWYAVTRPDANTAPSITAGPDVALTTGERFQRTVTFTDPTSTSWTATADYGDGERHEVPVSDHGLALDHTWAKAGSYPVSVTVTDDGGLSTTARFTATVTAAQTPNTAPKVEFTGAASLTEGGTWTGRGTITDPDADTWTATADFGDGPQPVELNGKSFDLSHLFTDDGSRTVAVRVTDDKGGSATATQVVKVANAAPVITLRTPGQMVATGALLTFEASFTDAGAADTHTASWKIGGKAYEGAVAEANGKGATTLPHLFTKAGRYSVTLTVKDDDDGGTTTSQEIEIMVYDPATSIVGAGVTASPAGSCILGGICGTGSAAGFALHAAYPKKAGTPAGELRYTAAGFELRSSSLTVLAAADGKALLRGTAKANGAEVTFEATATDSGRPLDRTDSLRLVVTSKSGKVIYDNQRSGTKSPVIGVIRISD from the coding sequence TTGTTTGCGAAACACGCGCGGTTCCCGCTGCTTCTCGCACTGGGCGCCACCGCGATCGTCGCGTTTCCTCCGTCACCGGCCCGCGCCGAGAACGACCCACCGCCATCACCCTCGACCGGCGGTCCCACCCTGGTCGATCTGGGCTCGCTCGGCATCGCCGGCCGCGGCACCGGCCGCGTCGCCGAGATCAACAGCAAGGGCCAGGTGGCCGCCACCGTATGGGCCGACCGGGGCCCCCGCGCCTCGATCCTCGAGTTCGGCGCGCGCACCGACCTGCAGGCCGCCCTGCCGTCCGGCGCGGACAGCAGCGAGGCCGTCGGCATCACCGACACCGGCCTGGTGGCCGGGCGGGTCTCCGGCATCGGCAAGGAGTTCCAGTCCTTTACCTGGAAGGCCGGGCGGGCCCAGGTGATCGACCCCCCACTGGCCCGGGCGGTCAACGAGAAGGGCCAGATCGCCGGCGACGCGTGGGTCCGCGACCCGGACGGAGAGGTGACCCAGCTGTCGGCCTTCAAGGACCAGTACATCGAGGTCACTGCGATCAACGAGTCCGGCGTGGTGGCCGGCGTGGCCGACATGACCCCGGGCGGCGGCCTCGACACCCCCCGCGCGTTCCGTACCCGCCCCGGGATGCCGATCAATCCCGGCAAGGACACCCTGGAGTATCTCGGCGGCCGGACGCTGGCCAAAGACGTCAACGACAGGGGTCAGGTCGCGGGCTATGCCACCGACAGCAGCGGCGGATACGTGCCGGTCATCTGGGGTGCGGACGGCACACCGACGTCGCCCCGGGCGCCACGCGGCGGCACCGCGAACGCGATCAACAACGCCGGCACCGCGGTGGGCATGATGCGGATCGCCGATGGCGCTCCGCGCGCGGCGCTCTATCAGAACGGCGGCACGACCGACCTCAACACCCTGCTGCCGCCGGACTCGGGCTGGACGCTGACCGAGGCGAACGCGATCAACGACCTCGGGCAGATCGCCGGCGTGGGGCGGCCCGAGGGCGCGGACGTAGACCACGCATTCCTGCTCGATCTGACCAAGCAGGGCCCGGTCATCGAGTCGCTGACGCTGGAGACCCAGACTTATCCCTCGACCGAGTGGAAGCAGGTCGAGGCGGCCGGCACGGTCGACGGCAACCGGGTCCGGATCACCGCGAAACTGGTCAACCGCAGCGAGTTCTTCGCGTTCACGCAGCTGCGGATCGGCGAGACCGTCTCCGGCAAGGACCTGCCGGGCGGCACGCGCGACGAGATCCTGTCCCCGAAGGAGACGGTGACCGAGGAGATCGAGTGGGACACCGCCGGTTTCGCCTGGACCGACGGGGCAAAACCCGTCTCGGACCGCGTGATCGCCGCGAAGCTGGTCACCGGCGGGGTGACGCGCGACGGCCGCACGGCGCCGATCGTGATCCGCCCCAAACCGGTCATCCTCACCCACGGCTACAAGAGCAACGCCGAGGCGTCCTGGGGCAAGTACGCCCCGATCCTCACCAAGGGACACCCGCTGCTCAAGGGCTACGCCGTCGGTGACGGCCAGGCACCGGGCGTGCTGAACACCGGCAACCAGTGGAAGCCGGCCGCCCCGACCAACACACTGGCCGGGAACGCGATGGAGCAGGCGACCTACATCGACGGCATCCGCAAGGCCACCGGCGCCACCCACGTCGACATCGTCGCCCACTCGATGGGCGGCCTCATCTCCCGCAAGTACATCCAGGACGACATGCCGACCGCTTCCGACGGCAAACCGGTCGTCAACCGGCTGATCCAGCTGGGCACTCCGAACATGGGTTCGCCGTGCGCCGACTTCCTGATGGACCAGACCTCCATCGGGGGCGTCCGCATCCCGCGCCTCGTCCCGTTCATGCCGGCCACGCTCCAGCTGACGCCGAAGTACATCACCGAGGTCTTCAACCAGGGGGTCACCAACCTCAACGGTGTCCCGGTCTCCAACCTGGTCGGCACCGGCAACCGGGTGCCCTGCAAGCCCTACCCGGACGGCGACATCGTGGTGCCCGTCAAGAGCGCGCAGTACATCTACCAGGACATTCCCTGGACCGGCGTCAACCACCTGGACATGACCGAGTCCGCCGACGACTTCGAGACCTACGTCAAGCCGCGCCTGGCCTCGCTGTCGGCCGGCCGCAACCAGCCCAAGGCCAAGGCCAAGGCGCCGGCGGCGGCCGAGCCCGAGATCGCTTCCGGTACGACGTTCGACACGCCCGCCGCCACGGTAGCCGCCGGCGCCACCGAGACACTGACCGTCGACGTGCCGGAGGCCACGGTGTTCGGCGTCACCGGTGCGCTGCCGCCGACCATCGGCATCACGCTCAAACGGTCCAACGGCACCGTCGCCGCCAGGTACGCCCCGAACAGCGACCAGGCCCGGCAGCCGATCCAGACGCTGGCGGCCGAGTATCCCTGGGCCGACCGGTGGACCATCGAGGTCACCAACGCCGGCACCGAGGCCACCGACGTCGTCCTGTCCGCCTGGGTGGACGGGAACGACTTGACGATCACCACCGACGCCACGGCGGACGACGCGGGCAAGGTGACGCTCACCGCCCGGGCGTTCGCCGGTGCGACGGTGGCCGGGGTGCTGACCGATGAGAAGGGCGAGCGCCGGGAGGTGACCCTCGCCGACCGTGGCGACGGCGCCTACGGCGTGGTCACCGACGCCCTGCCCGACGGCGCGTACGCCGTCACGGTGCAGGCCGAGAAAGGCACCGACAAGCGCATCACGCACACCTCGGTGCAGGTGCAGCGGCCCGACACCCGCGAGTTCGAGCTGAACCTGACGCCGCAGCCCGGCGGCACGGCGACCGCGAGCCCGCAGCAGGACAAGTACAAGGTCGGCACCCGGGTGACGATCACGGCCAAGGCCGACGCGGGCCGCATGCCCATCGGCTGGACGGTCGACGGCGTGGCCAAGCCGGCCGGGACGCTGACCGTCACCATGGATCGCGACCACGACGTCGTGGCGAAGTTCGGCCGGTACTCGATCACCGAGCTCGGCGCGCTACCGGGCGGCTGGGCGCGCAACACCGCGGCCGGCCGCCTGAACGACAAGGGCCAGATCGCCGCGACGGCGATCACCGGGGTCGGCGACGGGCACGTCGACGGTCAGCGCAGCCGCGCGGTCCGGTGGGAGGACGGCAAGCTCACCGAACTGCCGATGCCGCCGTGCGACGAGGCCAAGGGCGCCTGCAACTCGTACGGCTCCGGCATCAACGAGGCCGGCGATGTGTCGGGTTCCTCCTCGGTCCTGGAAAGCAGTGAGCCGGGCTACAGCAACGGGAGCCACGCCGTGGTCTGGTCCAACGGCACCGCCAAGGACCTGCACGACAACGACGCGTTGCAGGGCCGGCAGAGCGCGGCCTGGGTCCTCAACGACAACGGTCAGGTGTTCGGCAACTACCGGCCGTACAACGCCCGTTACGACAGCCCGATCATGTGGTCCAAGGGGTCTCTCAAGCGGCTGCCCGAGTATCCGCAGTTCTGGAGTCCCACGGCCATCAACGACAAGGGAACCGTGACCGGCAGCTACGTCACCGCCTCGAACTGGATGGGCCCGTACGAGGGGCTGCCCGCGACGTACACGAACGGGGAGGTCACCAAGCTCCCGGTGCCCGAGTGCGGGGACGAATCGAGCTCCACCACCAGCGGCAGCGCCAACGACATCAACCATCGCGGCGACATCGTCGGGTCCTACTTCTGCCGTCACCAGGACGACATGCGGTATTCAGCCCTCCTCTGGAAGGACGGGAAGCCGATCGACCTGGGCGACGGTCACGCCACCGCGATCAACGACGCCGGACTGATCGCGGGCTTCGCCGGGGTGGGGACCGACCGCAAGCCGGCGCTGTGGCTGGACGGCACCCAGTACATGCTGTCCGACCTGCTGGCGATGCCGACCTGCACGCCGACGACGGCCGACCCCTGCCTGAACCTGACCTCGCTGCTCGACGTGAACTCCTCGGGACAGGTGCTGGCCCGGGGCACGACCCGGGAGCTGCGCGCGGACGGACGCAACTCCACGGAGGCGCGCTCGTTCCTGCTCACCCCGACGGAGGCGAACGCCGACCTGCGGATCGACCAGGCGGTGTCACACCTGACACCGGCGCCCGGACAGACCGTGACGTGGACGTCGACGGTGGCCAACTCCGGTCCGGACGCGGCCACCGGCGTGCGCGCCGATGTCACCCTGCCGGCCGGGGTGACCCCGCAGGGCTGCGAGACGACGCGGGGCGCGTGCAAGGTTGTCGGTAACGCGGTCCGGACGACGATCTCCGCGTTGCCGGTGGGTGCGACGGCCACCGTCACGGTCACCGGGAAGATAGCCGCGGACACCGCGGAGAACACGGCGCTGGTGGCCCGGGCCCAGGTGGGCAGCCTCGCGGTGCCCGACCCGGCCACGGCCGACAACACGGCGTCGACGACGTCGACGGTGATGCCGGCGCTGAGCCGGACGGCGTTCAACTTCGCGGATCCGGTGCGGGTCGGCCGGACCAGCTGGCCCGGTTCGGTGACGCTCACCAACCGCCAGCCCGACGCGATGAAGCTGTACACGATCGACACCACCGGCCCGTTCCAGCACACCGACACCTGTCCGGTCGAACTGGCCCCGGGCGCGCAGTGCACGGTCGAGTTCACCTTCACGCCGACCGAGGTGGGCGCGGCCCGCGGTGAGCTCCGGTTCACCACCGAGCAGGGTGCCGCCCCGGCGTTCACGGTCGCGCTGACCGGCACGGGCATCGAGGCCGACAACGCCCCGGTGATCGAGGAGTCGGAAGAGGTGCACAAGGGCGTGACCGGCAAGCCGCTCGTCCTGGAGATTCCCTTCACCGACGCCGACCTCGACGACACGCACACCGCCCGCGTCATGTGGGGCGACGAGCCGGAGGCCGACGCCGAGGTCGTGCCGCGGCGCGGCGGCGGCACGGTGCGCATCAGCCGGACGTTCACCGAACCGAGCGAGGGGGTCGTCGTGCTCACCGTCACCGACTCCAAGAAGGAAACCGCCTACGGGTACGTCTGGTACGCGGTGACCCGGCCGGACGCGAACACCGCCCCGTCGATCACCGCGGGTCCGGACGTCGCGCTGACAACCGGCGAGCGCTTCCAGCGTACGGTCACCTTCACCGACCCGACGTCCACGTCGTGGACGGCGACTGCCGACTACGGTGACGGCGAGCGGCACGAGGTGCCGGTCAGCGACCACGGGCTGGCGTTGGACCACACCTGGGCCAAGGCCGGGAGCTACCCGGTGAGCGTCACGGTGACCGACGACGGCGGCCTGTCGACGACGGCCCGCTTCACGGCCACGGTGACCGCGGCGCAGACCCCGAACACTGCTCCCAAGGTCGAGTTCACCGGCGCCGCGTCGCTGACCGAGGGCGGGACCTGGACCGGCCGGGGCACCATCACCGACCCGGACGCCGACACCTGGACGGCGACGGCCGACTTCGGTGACGGCCCGCAGCCGGTCGAGCTCAACGGCAAGTCGTTCGACCTGAGCCACCTCTTCACCGATGACGGCAGCCGCACGGTGGCGGTGCGGGTGACCGACGACAAGGGCGGCAGCGCCACCGCCACCCAAGTCGTGAAGGTCGCCAACGCCGCACCCGTGATCACTCTCCGTACTCCGGGCCAGATGGTGGCCACGGGCGCGCTGCTCACCTTCGAGGCCTCGTTCACCGACGCCGGCGCCGCGGACACCCACACCGCCTCCTGGAAGATCGGCGGCAAGGCGTACGAGGGCGCGGTCGCCGAGGCGAACGGCAAGGGTGCCACGACCCTGCCGCACCTCTTCACCAAGGCGGGCCGTTACTCGGTCACGCTCACCGTCAAGGACGACGACGACGGCGGCACGACCACCAGTCAGGAGATCGAGATCATGGTCTACGACCCGGCGACATCCATCGTGGGCGCGGGCGTGACGGCATCCCCGGCGGGCTCCTGCATACTGGGCGGCATCTGCGGCACCGGCTCGGCCGCCGGGTTCGCTCTGCACGCGGCGTACCCGAAGAAGGCCGGCACCCCGGCCGGCGAGCTGCGCTACACCGCGGCCGGCTTCGAGCTGCGCAGCAGCTCACTGACGGTCCTCGCCGCGGCCGACGGCAAGGCTCTGCTGCGCGGAACGGCCAAGGCGAACGGCGCCGAGGTCACCTTCGAGGCGACCGCCACCGACTCGGGCCGCCCGCTGGACCGGACCGACTCGCTGCGGCTGGTCGTCACCTCGAAGTCCGGCAAGGTCATCTATGACAACCAGCGCTCGGGCACGAAGAGCCCTGTGATCGGGGTGATCCGTATAAGCGATTGA
- a CDS encoding helix-turn-helix transcriptional regulator — translation MDRQQLAGFVRARREALRPEDVGLPRGPRRRAGGLRREEVAALAGMSVDYYSRIEQPRGPMPSEQMLSALARALRLSRFERDHLFQLGGFATPPRDHDSGVSPTLRRVFEGLSDVPALVMTNLGEVLVQNPLAMALIGDYTRFTGLSRYLVYRWFTDPSARELFPVEDHPKRGRVFTADLRVEYAANPVGTAGEIVAALLEASSEFAAIWRLHEVDVTHYLELKRYRHATLGELEMYAHPLLDVDHAQYMMVYAAVPGSPTDEKLKQLAATVE, via the coding sequence ATGGATCGGCAGCAACTGGCTGGATTCGTACGGGCGCGGCGCGAGGCGCTGCGGCCGGAAGATGTCGGGCTCCCGCGGGGGCCACGGCGCCGTGCCGGCGGATTGCGGCGCGAGGAGGTGGCGGCGTTGGCGGGCATGTCGGTCGATTACTACAGCAGGATCGAGCAGCCGCGCGGGCCGATGCCGTCCGAGCAGATGCTTTCCGCGCTCGCGCGCGCACTACGCCTGAGCCGGTTCGAGCGAGACCACCTCTTCCAGCTCGGCGGCTTTGCGACGCCGCCACGGGACCACGACAGCGGTGTCAGCCCCACCCTGCGGCGCGTCTTCGAAGGACTCTCGGATGTGCCCGCACTGGTCATGACCAACCTCGGCGAAGTGCTTGTTCAAAACCCGCTGGCGATGGCGCTGATCGGCGATTACACACGGTTCACCGGTCTATCCCGTTACCTTGTCTACCGCTGGTTCACTGACCCGTCCGCCCGCGAGCTGTTCCCGGTCGAGGACCATCCCAAGCGGGGCCGGGTATTCACCGCGGATCTGCGTGTGGAGTATGCCGCCAATCCGGTCGGCACGGCCGGCGAAATCGTTGCGGCATTGCTGGAAGCGAGTTCCGAGTTCGCAGCGATCTGGCGATTGCACGAGGTGGACGTGACTCACTACCTCGAACTCAAGCGTTACCGGCATGCCACGTTGGGCGAGCTGGAAATGTATGCTCATCCGCTACTGGATGTTGATCATGCGCAGTACATGATGGTCTATGCTGCCGTCCCCGGTTCCCCGACTGACGAGAAGCTCAAGCAGTTGGCCGCCACAGTCGAATAG
- a CDS encoding DUF6461 domain-containing protein encodes MKDPIDLVGMFGEGWCVTLTRGDVFEALSGMEVDPADCRSASTLAEAAGLTWDTFGVLLVAREIGEGLTLVLEFDGSTGWVGADLDVLALLSAAGGMACSIYKNPHREELLYASGAALITGLDPATFRRWGRVPDRFDDALSAAGFPGPDGEGGSTGILVLPPSKRAVAAMTAITGIAVTPAMFDGPWMAGPSAH; translated from the coding sequence ATGAAGGATCCGATCGACCTTGTCGGCATGTTCGGTGAGGGCTGGTGTGTGACGCTCACACGCGGCGACGTCTTCGAGGCCCTGTCCGGCATGGAGGTCGATCCGGCGGACTGCCGGTCGGCGTCGACGCTGGCGGAAGCCGCCGGGTTGACCTGGGACACCTTCGGGGTGTTGCTCGTCGCCCGCGAGATCGGCGAGGGCCTGACTCTCGTGCTGGAGTTCGACGGCTCGACGGGCTGGGTCGGTGCCGACCTCGACGTGCTGGCCCTCCTGTCCGCCGCGGGCGGCATGGCGTGCTCCATCTACAAGAACCCCCACCGCGAGGAGTTGTTGTACGCGTCCGGCGCCGCCCTGATCACCGGTCTGGACCCGGCCACGTTCCGCCGCTGGGGCAGGGTGCCGGACCGTTTCGACGACGCCCTGAGCGCGGCCGGCTTTCCCGGCCCCGACGGTGAGGGAGGCAGCACCGGCATCCTCGTCCTGCCCCCGTCGAAGCGGGCCGTCGCCGCGATGACCGCGATCACCGGGATCGCGGTGACACCGGCGATGTTCGACGGCCCGTGGATGGCGGGGCCCAGCGCCCACTGA
- a CDS encoding NADP-dependent oxidoreductase — MKAMRFHEYGAPEVLRYEEVDQPVPGVGEVRIRVVATSFNPVEGNIRAGFMRGPIPVALPHTPGVDIAGTVDALGADVTGFAIGDPVIGALPLISPGAAAEYVIAPAPILTAAPTSVPLEDVAGLPLVGLTAWQALFDHAKLTAGQRVLINGAGGVVGGYAVQLAKNAGAYVIATAGARSGEQAEAAGADEVYGPGLPELTEPVDVVLNFAPVDPEQLAATADLVRDGGVVVNTTVWMPAPSDEARGVRGINLFFRPDGSQLARLVALLDSGELRLAPARRVPLADLAHVHTEVAAAPINGKIVVLAPAAAV; from the coding sequence ATGAAGGCGATGCGTTTCCATGAGTACGGTGCACCTGAGGTCCTGCGCTATGAGGAGGTCGACCAGCCCGTACCCGGTGTCGGTGAGGTCCGGATCCGGGTGGTGGCGACGTCGTTCAACCCGGTCGAGGGCAACATCCGGGCCGGTTTCATGCGAGGGCCGATCCCGGTGGCTCTGCCGCACACCCCCGGCGTCGACATCGCGGGCACGGTCGATGCGCTCGGCGCGGACGTGACCGGCTTCGCGATCGGCGACCCGGTGATCGGTGCCTTGCCCCTGATCAGCCCTGGCGCGGCCGCCGAGTACGTCATCGCCCCGGCGCCCATCCTGACGGCGGCACCCACCAGCGTCCCTCTGGAGGACGTCGCCGGGCTGCCGCTGGTCGGACTCACCGCCTGGCAGGCACTCTTCGATCACGCGAAGCTGACCGCCGGGCAGCGGGTACTGATCAACGGCGCGGGTGGCGTCGTCGGCGGTTACGCGGTCCAGCTGGCCAAGAACGCCGGGGCGTACGTGATCGCCACCGCCGGAGCGCGTAGCGGCGAGCAGGCCGAGGCAGCCGGCGCCGACGAGGTGTACGGCCCCGGCCTGCCCGAGCTGACCGAACCGGTCGACGTCGTCCTCAACTTCGCGCCGGTCGACCCGGAGCAGCTGGCCGCCACGGCGGACCTGGTCCGTGACGGGGGCGTGGTGGTGAACACGACGGTGTGGATGCCGGCGCCGTCCGACGAGGCCCGCGGCGTACGCGGAATCAATCTCTTCTTCCGGCCCGACGGTTCGCAGCTCGCCCGACTGGTGGCGCTGCTCGACTCCGGCGAGCTCCGCCTGGCCCCCGCTCGGCGCGTGCCGCTGGCCGACCTGGCGCATGTCCACACCGAGGTCGCCGCCGCCCCGATCAACGGCAAGATCGTCGTCCTCGCCCCTGCCGCAGCTGTCTGA